A region from the Mycolicibacterium litorale genome encodes:
- a CDS encoding LysR family transcriptional regulator, with translation MPTSLQLKSFVTVVDEGGFTAAGLRLGMPQPAVSRAVAALERELGLTLLVRGGGHPSLTEAGVRALPHAREALRHLTLLRTEAAAMAGEVTGTLSLASLPSVTTRLVASELRRFTDQHPAVTVRLLEGSEQEVRDWLDQGAAEAGVVSLPVKGLDSAVLGEQDMVAVLPADNRLAGWREVDYAELAKEPFILSTGGCAEVFMPVARRVGVDFDIAFEARNMSAVLQMVHAGLGVSILPSAGLPELPSGVVVRPLTPRTVRHLGVAVSASASPPARAFLQQIAALER, from the coding sequence ATGCCGACGTCGCTGCAACTGAAGTCGTTCGTGACGGTCGTCGACGAGGGTGGCTTCACCGCGGCCGGTCTCCGGCTCGGGATGCCGCAACCTGCGGTGAGCCGCGCGGTGGCCGCGCTCGAGCGGGAACTGGGCTTGACGCTGCTTGTTCGCGGCGGTGGTCATCCGTCGCTGACCGAGGCGGGGGTCCGCGCGCTGCCGCATGCACGGGAGGCGTTGCGCCACTTGACGTTGCTGCGCACGGAGGCGGCGGCCATGGCCGGCGAGGTGACGGGGACGCTGAGTCTGGCCAGCCTGCCGAGTGTCACCACCCGGCTCGTCGCCTCTGAGCTGCGCCGCTTCACCGATCAGCATCCGGCCGTGACGGTCCGGCTCCTCGAGGGCAGTGAGCAGGAGGTGCGCGACTGGCTGGATCAGGGTGCCGCCGAAGCCGGTGTCGTGAGTCTGCCCGTCAAAGGGCTCGACTCGGCGGTGCTCGGCGAGCAGGACATGGTGGCCGTACTGCCGGCCGACAACCGGCTGGCCGGATGGCGCGAGGTCGACTACGCCGAACTGGCCAAGGAGCCGTTCATCCTCTCGACCGGTGGATGCGCCGAGGTCTTCATGCCCGTGGCGCGACGGGTCGGCGTCGACTTCGACATCGCCTTCGAAGCTCGCAACATGTCGGCGGTACTGCAGATGGTGCACGCGGGCCTCGGCGTGAGCATCCTGCCCAGCGCCGGGCTGCCCGAGCTGCCCAGCGGAGTGGTGGTGCGTCCGCTGACACCGCGGACGGTCCGCCACCTCGGTGTGGCCGTCTCGGCGAGCGCGTCGCCGCCCGCGCGGGCATTTCTGCAGCAGATCGCCGCGC
- a CDS encoding SDR family oxidoreductase yields MSPRRVLITGASKGIGRAVADRVAAAGNIPVGLARTRPATFPGEFHEVDLADRAATADVLAAVIESGPLDAVVNNVGFVRFGRIGSIDLDHLFDTYDLNVRVAVQVVQAALPGMLATGWGRIVNVTSLTTLGTPERTPYAAAKAALEACTRIWAAELAGTGITVNAVAPGPTETAMYRERSPIGSEREIRFLQSIPLGRVGEPREIAHAISALLDEDAGYITGQVIRVDGGGSLAA; encoded by the coding sequence ATGTCACCACGACGAGTTCTGATCACCGGCGCGTCGAAAGGGATCGGGCGTGCCGTCGCCGACCGGGTGGCCGCGGCGGGCAACATCCCGGTCGGTCTGGCACGCACCAGACCCGCCACCTTCCCGGGCGAGTTCCACGAGGTCGACCTCGCCGACCGTGCGGCCACCGCCGACGTCCTCGCCGCGGTGATCGAGTCGGGGCCGCTCGATGCCGTGGTCAACAACGTCGGGTTCGTGCGGTTCGGCCGGATCGGGTCGATCGATCTGGATCACCTGTTCGACACCTACGACCTCAACGTGCGCGTCGCCGTGCAGGTCGTGCAGGCGGCGCTGCCCGGAATGCTGGCCACGGGATGGGGCCGCATCGTCAACGTCACCAGCCTGACGACCCTCGGCACGCCGGAACGCACACCGTACGCGGCGGCCAAGGCGGCACTGGAGGCATGCACCCGGATCTGGGCGGCGGAGCTGGCCGGAACCGGCATCACGGTGAACGCCGTCGCGCCGGGGCCCACCGAGACAGCGATGTACCGGGAGCGCAGCCCGATCGGCTCCGAGCGCGAAATCCGTTTCCTGCAGAGCATTCCGCTCGGCCGCGTCGGGGAACCCCGAGAGATCGCCCACGCCATCAGCGCCCTGCTCGACGAGGACGCCGGTTACATCACCGGCCAGGTCATCCGGGTCGACGGCGGGGGGAGCCTGGCGGCATGA
- a CDS encoding TIGR03619 family F420-dependent LLM class oxidoreductase → MSSATMNLGLRLPQRLGVDLRHDVVDAARTAEAAGYASVWTYERLLFPEKPVEPYVEQPNVPWPEHSRQAADPLAVLTAAAVATEKVRLGVALLVAALHTPVQLAKALATVDQISGGRVIAGMGTGWSTDEFRAAGAARADRARFLDETLDVFGAVWGPDPVTFCSPRVVIDNAAVLPKPVSTIPVLLGGGARAGSKALRRIAERADGWLPVLSTPGKAGAAELRAGWERIREAAAEYGRDPSRMTMVVVGNVTFTDRPAGADRPAFVGSLDQIMDDIAAAAEAGADELIVDLNLQDWFTSTPQMLETAVEIRERVAAW, encoded by the coding sequence ATGAGCAGCGCGACGATGAATCTCGGACTGCGTCTGCCGCAGCGGCTGGGAGTGGATCTGCGACACGACGTCGTCGACGCCGCCAGAACTGCCGAGGCGGCCGGATACGCCAGCGTGTGGACCTATGAACGGTTGCTCTTCCCGGAAAAGCCCGTCGAACCGTATGTCGAGCAGCCCAACGTGCCGTGGCCGGAGCACTCGCGCCAGGCCGCCGACCCGCTGGCGGTCCTGACAGCGGCGGCGGTGGCTACCGAGAAGGTGCGCCTGGGAGTGGCCCTCCTGGTCGCCGCACTGCACACCCCGGTCCAGCTGGCGAAGGCGCTGGCGACCGTGGACCAGATCAGCGGCGGTCGGGTGATCGCGGGTATGGGCACCGGCTGGTCCACCGACGAGTTCCGGGCCGCCGGCGCCGCTCGCGCCGATCGCGCCCGCTTCCTCGACGAGACGCTGGACGTCTTCGGCGCGGTGTGGGGGCCGGACCCGGTGACGTTTTGCAGCCCACGCGTCGTCATCGACAACGCGGCGGTCCTGCCCAAGCCGGTGTCGACGATTCCCGTGCTGCTCGGCGGCGGTGCCCGCGCAGGTTCGAAGGCGTTGCGGCGCATCGCCGAACGCGCCGACGGCTGGTTGCCGGTGCTGAGCACACCCGGCAAAGCCGGCGCCGCGGAGCTGCGGGCGGGCTGGGAGCGCATCCGGGAAGCCGCCGCGGAGTACGGCAGGGACCCGAGCCGGATGACCATGGTCGTGGTCGGAAACGTCACGTTCACCGACCGTCCGGCCGGAGCGGACCGGCCGGCGTTCGTCGGCAGCCTCGACCAGATCATGGACGACATCGCGGCCGCGGCTGAGGCCGGTGCGGACGAGCTCATCGTCGACCTCAATCTGCAGGACTGGTTCACCAGCACGCCGCAGATGCTCGAGACGGCGGTGGAGATCCGGGAACGGGTCGCCGCGTGGTGA
- a CDS encoding enoyl-CoA hydratase → MTSLVLVADQGPVRLLTMNRPDARNALSRDLIRALYTALSEADDDEAVRAVVLTGTDPAFCAGVDLKEAARDGARYFAEFRTQSCIARVAEMRTPIIGAVNGAVFTGGLEMALGCDFLIASQRAVFADTHARVGILPGGGMTARLPQVVGAAMARRLSMTGEVVDAARAERIGLVTEVVAHDRLLDRAIDLAGQIAEIPSATMAGLKEIYRRGTDAVISPALAAEQDIAGSQTRDFSELGARFDSVTARNRAQIDR, encoded by the coding sequence ATGACGTCACTCGTCCTGGTGGCCGACCAAGGCCCCGTGCGGCTGCTGACCATGAACCGGCCCGACGCGCGCAATGCGCTCAGTCGCGACCTGATCCGGGCGCTGTACACGGCGCTGTCGGAGGCCGACGACGACGAGGCGGTGCGCGCGGTGGTACTCACCGGCACGGACCCGGCCTTCTGCGCGGGTGTGGATCTCAAGGAGGCCGCCCGCGACGGCGCGCGGTACTTCGCCGAGTTCCGCACGCAGAGCTGCATCGCCCGGGTCGCCGAGATGCGCACACCGATCATCGGGGCGGTCAACGGCGCCGTCTTCACCGGCGGCCTCGAGATGGCGCTGGGCTGTGACTTCCTGATCGCCTCGCAGCGTGCGGTGTTCGCCGACACCCATGCGCGCGTCGGCATCCTGCCCGGCGGCGGGATGACCGCGCGGCTGCCGCAGGTAGTGGGCGCCGCGATGGCACGTCGGCTGTCGATGACCGGTGAGGTGGTCGACGCGGCGCGGGCCGAGCGCATCGGCCTGGTGACCGAAGTGGTGGCACACGACCGGCTCCTCGACCGCGCGATCGATCTGGCCGGCCAGATCGCCGAGATACCCTCCGCCACCATGGCCGGCCTCAAGGAGATCTACCGCCGCGGCACCGACGCGGTCATCTCCCCTGCCCTGGCCGCCGAACAGGACATCGCCGGATCGCAGACCCGCGACTTCTCGGAGCTGGGTGCACGATTCGACAGCGTGACCGCACGCAACCGCGCGCAGATCGACCGCTAG
- the nuoN gene encoding NADH-quinone oxidoreductase subunit NuoN has translation MLIVVGAAIAGVVIEAFLPRRSRYAAQVTLALGAIVAALVAVVVLGPRLSDEVGRPAVMGSVVIDRPALFLQGTILLVAVLGILLIAERRIATDTGTDSPAAGLDAFTPQASAVPGSVAERVATRAGAVQTEVFPLTMFAVTGMLLFPAADDLLTMFIALEVLSLPLYLLCGLARRRRLLSQEAALKYFLLGAFSSAFFLYGAAMLYGYAGTLDLRGIAAVVAGGTGKTSLALTGAGLILVGLLFKVGAAPFHSWIPDVYQGAPTPVTAFMAAATKIAAFGALLRIFYVALPELRAEWRPVLWAVAILTMVVGTVTAVTQTDVKRMLAYSAIAHSGFILTGVIAENRPGLSSVLFYLFAYGFSTVGAFAVVGLVRDADGQEETAMARWAGLGRRSPLVGAVFSLFLLAFAGIPLTSGFVSKFAVFKAAGEGGAIPLVVVGVIASAVAAYFYVRVIVLMFFTDPPADAPEVVAPGGLTTAAVTVTAAVTLALGALPQPLLDLADRADLFLR, from the coding sequence ATGCTGATCGTGGTGGGCGCCGCGATCGCCGGAGTGGTGATCGAGGCGTTCCTGCCGCGGCGCAGCCGGTACGCGGCCCAGGTCACGCTCGCGCTCGGGGCGATCGTCGCCGCACTCGTCGCCGTCGTCGTGCTGGGTCCGCGGCTCTCCGACGAGGTCGGCAGGCCCGCGGTGATGGGGTCGGTGGTGATCGACCGACCCGCGCTGTTCCTGCAGGGCACCATCCTGCTCGTCGCCGTCCTCGGCATCCTGCTCATCGCCGAACGCCGGATCGCGACGGACACCGGAACCGACTCTCCCGCTGCGGGACTCGACGCGTTCACGCCGCAGGCCTCCGCGGTGCCGGGCAGTGTCGCCGAACGGGTGGCCACCCGTGCCGGGGCGGTGCAGACCGAGGTGTTTCCTCTGACGATGTTCGCGGTCACCGGCATGCTGTTGTTCCCCGCCGCCGACGATCTGCTCACGATGTTCATCGCACTCGAGGTGCTGTCGCTGCCGCTGTACCTGCTGTGCGGGCTGGCCCGGCGGCGGCGTCTGCTCTCCCAGGAGGCCGCGCTCAAGTACTTCCTGCTGGGCGCGTTCTCGTCGGCCTTCTTCCTCTACGGCGCGGCGATGCTCTACGGCTACGCCGGCACTCTCGACCTTCGCGGGATCGCGGCCGTGGTCGCCGGCGGCACGGGCAAGACCTCGCTGGCGTTGACCGGCGCCGGGCTGATCCTGGTCGGTCTGCTGTTCAAGGTCGGCGCCGCACCGTTTCACTCGTGGATCCCCGACGTCTACCAGGGCGCCCCGACTCCGGTGACCGCGTTCATGGCGGCGGCCACCAAGATCGCGGCGTTCGGGGCGCTGCTGCGGATCTTCTACGTGGCGTTGCCGGAACTCCGAGCGGAGTGGCGGCCGGTGCTGTGGGCGGTCGCGATCCTGACCATGGTGGTCGGCACGGTGACGGCGGTGACGCAGACCGACGTCAAGAGGATGCTCGCGTACTCGGCGATCGCCCACTCCGGTTTCATCCTCACCGGTGTGATCGCCGAGAACCGGCCCGGTCTGTCGTCGGTTCTGTTCTATCTGTTCGCCTACGGGTTCTCCACGGTCGGCGCGTTCGCGGTCGTCGGCCTGGTGCGTGACGCCGACGGACAGGAGGAGACGGCGATGGCCCGGTGGGCCGGGCTCGGCAGACGCAGTCCGCTTGTGGGCGCGGTGTTCTCGCTGTTTCTGCTCGCGTTTGCCGGGATTCCGCTGACCAGTGGCTTCGTCAGCAAGTTCGCGGTATTCAAGGCGGCCGGTGAAGGTGGTGCGATACCGCTGGTGGTGGTCGGGGTGATCGCCAGCGCGGTCGCCGCCTACTTCTACGTGCGGGTGATCGTGTTGATGTTCTTCACCGACCCACCGGCCGACGCACCGGAGGTGGTCGCACCCGGTGGATTGACGACCGCGGCCGTCACCGTCACCGCCGCGGTGACGCTCGCGCTGGGGGCGCTGCCGCAACCGCTGCTCGACCTCGCCGACCGCGCCGACCTGTTCCTGCGTTAG
- a CDS encoding NADH-quinone oxidoreductase subunit M encodes MLAPSRVLAKWVALVVSVLALTVTGVVAVGFDPTGEQFQFVESRRWIPSFGTGYILGVDGIALALIALTAVLVPILIVAGWNDADGAPQRRSVHTYLALTLVVEGMVFMSLVALDVLLFYVFFEAMLIPMYFLIGGFGGDRAASSKAAVKFLLYNLFGGLIMLAAVIGLYVTTAGSDAFAGGTFDFRAIVAAVSAGDFVVNPAVLNLMFAGFMFAFAVKAPLWPLHRWLPDAAVEATPASAVLMMAVMDKVGTFGMLRYCLQLFPDAATLFRPLIITLAVVGIVYGAVVAIGQTDVMRLIAYTSISHFGFIILGIFVMTSQGQSGSALYMVNHGISTAALFLIAGFLVSRRGSRLIASYGGVQKVAPVLAGTFLVAGLATLSLPGLAPFISEFLVLIGTFTRYPVLAVLAATALVLSAIYVLWMYQRMMTGPVTDGNERLRDLVPRELAVVVPLIVLLLVLGVYPKPALDVIDPAVGHTLTTIDQRDPAPTLADGEGAAP; translated from the coding sequence ATGCTGGCGCCCTCACGCGTCCTGGCGAAGTGGGTGGCGCTCGTCGTGTCGGTGCTGGCCCTCACGGTCACCGGGGTCGTCGCCGTCGGGTTCGATCCCACCGGTGAGCAGTTCCAGTTCGTCGAATCCCGGCGCTGGATACCGTCGTTCGGCACCGGCTACATCCTGGGCGTCGACGGTATCGCGCTGGCACTGATCGCGCTGACCGCGGTGCTCGTGCCGATCCTGATCGTCGCCGGATGGAACGACGCCGACGGCGCACCGCAGCGCCGCTCGGTGCACACCTACCTCGCGCTGACGCTGGTCGTCGAGGGCATGGTGTTCATGTCGCTGGTGGCGCTCGACGTGCTGCTGTTCTACGTGTTCTTCGAAGCGATGCTGATCCCGATGTACTTCCTGATCGGCGGGTTCGGCGGCGACCGCGCGGCGTCGTCGAAGGCCGCCGTGAAGTTCCTGCTGTACAACCTGTTCGGCGGGCTCATCATGCTCGCGGCGGTGATCGGGCTGTACGTCACGACCGCCGGCAGCGACGCGTTCGCCGGCGGCACCTTCGACTTCCGCGCGATCGTGGCCGCCGTCTCCGCCGGGGATTTCGTCGTGAATCCCGCGGTGCTCAACCTGATGTTCGCGGGGTTCATGTTCGCGTTCGCGGTGAAGGCACCGTTGTGGCCGCTGCACCGCTGGCTGCCCGACGCCGCCGTCGAGGCCACCCCCGCCAGCGCTGTGCTGATGATGGCGGTGATGGACAAGGTCGGCACGTTCGGCATGCTGCGCTACTGCCTGCAGCTGTTCCCCGACGCCGCAACGCTGTTCCGGCCGCTGATCATCACGCTCGCGGTGGTCGGCATCGTCTACGGTGCGGTCGTCGCGATCGGCCAGACCGACGTGATGCGGCTGATCGCCTACACGTCGATCTCCCACTTCGGGTTCATCATCCTCGGTATCTTCGTGATGACCAGCCAGGGCCAGTCCGGGTCGGCGCTGTACATGGTCAACCACGGCATCTCCACCGCGGCGCTGTTCCTGATCGCCGGATTCCTCGTGTCGCGCCGCGGTTCGCGGCTCATCGCCTCCTACGGCGGGGTGCAGAAGGTGGCGCCCGTGCTGGCGGGCACGTTCCTCGTGGCGGGCCTGGCCACGCTGTCGCTGCCGGGGCTGGCGCCGTTCATCAGCGAATTCCTGGTGCTGATCGGCACATTCACGCGTTATCCGGTTCTGGCCGTGCTCGCGGCCACCGCACTGGTCCTCTCGGCGATCTACGTACTGTGGATGTACCAGCGGATGATGACCGGGCCGGTGACCGACGGCAACGAACGGCTGCGCGATCTGGTGCCCCGGGAACTGGCCGTCGTGGTACCCCTGATCGTGCTGCTGCTCGTCCTGGGCGTCTATCCGAAACCGGCGCTCGACGTCATCGATCCCGCGGTCGGGCACACGCTGACCACCATCGACCAGCGCGATCCGGCGCCGACACTGGCCGACGGCGAGGGAGCAGCACCGTGA
- the nuoL gene encoding NADH-quinone oxidoreductase subunit L, protein MTVWLLIALPLAGAVVLLLAGHRSDRWGHLLGTAAAVASFVVGAALFAGMLGRPAEDRAVHETLFSWVPVGALQVDFGLQLDQLSMCFVLLITGVGSLIHIYSIGYMADDPGRRRFFAYLNLFLAAMLLLVLADNYLGLYLGWEGVGLASYLLIGFWSHKPSAATAAKKAFVVNRVGDMGLAIALMIMFATVGSVSFAGVFGAAAELGEGTLTAIGLLLLLGACGKSAQVPLQSWLGDAMEGPTPVSALIHAATMVTAGVYLIVRSGPVFDLAPTAQLAVVIVGTVTLLFGAIIGCAKDDIKKALAASTMSQIGYMVLAAGLGPAGYAFAIMHLLTHGFFKAGLFLGAGSVMHAMNDEVNMRRYGGLRKALPITFATFGLGYLAIIGVPPLAGFFSKDGIIEAALGAGGVKGWVLGGAAILGAGITAFYMTRVMLMTFFGEKRWAAGASPHEAPVVMTAPMVVLAVGSVASGGLLAIGGTLSHWLEPVVGTHEEAHAVPVVVATVLILSVVAVGIAIAYRMYATRPIPAEVPAGSALTVAARRDLYGDAVNEKVFMRPGQALTAAVVRVDDTAVDGAATGLAALVSRASNGMRRLQTGFARSYALGMFGGAALVVAAILAVNLW, encoded by the coding sequence ATGACGGTGTGGCTGCTGATCGCGCTTCCCCTGGCCGGCGCGGTGGTCCTGCTGCTCGCCGGGCACCGCTCCGACCGGTGGGGACATCTGCTGGGGACCGCCGCCGCTGTCGCGTCGTTCGTGGTGGGCGCTGCTCTGTTCGCCGGCATGCTCGGCCGCCCCGCCGAAGACCGCGCCGTCCACGAGACCCTGTTCTCCTGGGTGCCGGTCGGCGCGCTGCAGGTCGACTTCGGCCTGCAACTCGACCAACTCTCGATGTGCTTCGTCCTGCTGATCACCGGAGTCGGTTCACTCATCCACATCTACTCGATCGGGTACATGGCCGACGATCCAGGACGCCGGCGATTCTTCGCGTATCTCAACCTGTTCCTGGCCGCGATGCTGCTTCTGGTGCTCGCCGACAACTACCTCGGCCTCTACCTGGGCTGGGAGGGCGTCGGGCTGGCGTCCTATCTGCTGATCGGGTTCTGGTCGCACAAGCCGTCGGCCGCCACCGCGGCCAAGAAGGCCTTCGTCGTCAACCGCGTCGGTGACATGGGGTTGGCGATCGCGCTGATGATCATGTTCGCCACCGTCGGCTCGGTGTCGTTCGCCGGGGTGTTCGGCGCCGCAGCGGAACTGGGCGAGGGAACGCTCACCGCGATCGGTCTGCTGCTGCTCCTCGGCGCCTGCGGGAAATCCGCCCAGGTGCCGTTGCAGTCCTGGCTGGGTGATGCGATGGAGGGGCCCACGCCGGTGTCGGCGCTCATCCACGCCGCCACGATGGTCACCGCCGGGGTGTATCTGATCGTGCGCTCGGGGCCCGTGTTCGACCTGGCGCCGACCGCGCAACTGGCCGTCGTGATCGTCGGCACCGTCACGCTGCTGTTCGGCGCGATCATCGGCTGCGCCAAGGACGACATCAAGAAGGCGCTCGCCGCCTCCACCATGAGCCAGATCGGTTACATGGTGCTGGCCGCCGGCCTGGGCCCGGCCGGATACGCGTTTGCGATCATGCACCTGCTGACCCACGGGTTCTTCAAGGCCGGCCTGTTCCTCGGCGCCGGATCCGTCATGCACGCCATGAACGACGAGGTGAACATGCGCCGGTACGGCGGCCTGCGCAAGGCACTGCCGATCACGTTCGCCACGTTCGGGCTCGGCTACCTCGCCATCATCGGGGTGCCGCCGCTGGCCGGCTTCTTCTCCAAGGACGGCATCATCGAAGCCGCGTTGGGCGCCGGTGGGGTCAAGGGCTGGGTTTTGGGCGGCGCGGCCATCCTCGGCGCCGGCATCACGGCGTTCTACATGACGCGCGTGATGCTGATGACGTTCTTCGGCGAGAAGCGCTGGGCGGCCGGGGCGAGCCCCCACGAGGCACCTGTCGTGATGACCGCGCCCATGGTCGTGCTGGCCGTCGGGTCGGTGGCGTCGGGCGGACTGCTGGCGATCGGGGGGACGCTGTCGCACTGGCTGGAACCGGTGGTCGGCACCCACGAGGAGGCGCACGCGGTTCCGGTGGTCGTTGCCACCGTGCTGATCCTGTCGGTCGTCGCGGTCGGTATCGCGATCGCGTACCGCATGTACGCTACGCGCCCGATCCCCGCCGAGGTGCCCGCCGGTTCTGCGCTGACCGTCGCGGCGCGACGCGACCTCTACGGCGACGCGGTCAACGAGAAGGTGTTCATGCGGCCCGGTCAGGCGCTCACCGCAGCGGTGGTGCGCGTCGACGACACAGCCGTCGACGGCGCCGCGACCGGACTCGCCGCGCTGGTGTCCCGGGCGTCGAACGGAATGCGCCGACTGCAAACCGGTTTCGCCCGGTCCTACGCGCTGGGCATGTTCGGCGGCGCGGCACTCGTCGTCGCAGCGATCCTGGCGGTGAACCTGTGGTGA
- the nuoK gene encoding NADH-quinone oxidoreductase subunit NuoK, with product MNPDNYLYLSALLFTIGAAGVLLRRNVIVVFMCVELMLNAGNLAFVAFSRMHGQLDGQVVAFFTMVVAACEVVIGLAIIMTIYRTRRSASVDDANLLRH from the coding sequence GTGAACCCCGACAACTACCTGTACCTGTCGGCATTGCTGTTCACCATCGGCGCGGCCGGAGTCCTGCTGCGGCGCAACGTCATCGTGGTGTTCATGTGCGTGGAGCTGATGCTCAACGCGGGCAACCTCGCGTTCGTGGCGTTCTCCCGCATGCACGGCCAGCTCGACGGCCAGGTGGTGGCGTTCTTCACCATGGTCGTCGCCGCCTGCGAGGTGGTGATCGGGCTGGCCATCATCATGACCATCTACCGGACCCGCCGGTCGGCCTCGGTCGACGACGCCAACCTGCTGAGGCACTGA
- a CDS encoding NADH-quinone oxidoreductase subunit J, producing MSADLVMLAADGAVRTSTSEAVVFWIVGGIALLGAVGVVAATKAVYSAIFLAGTMIALAVLYIAQEALFLGVVQVVVYTGAVMMLFLFVLMLVGVDSSESLVETIRGQRIAAIVVGIGFGVLLIAGIGTVSVAGFAGLPDANSGGNVEGLAELIFTRYLWAFELTGALLITAALGAMVLAHRERFEHRKTQRELSVERFRNGGRPTPMPNPGVYARHNAVDMPGRLPDGSGATSSVSTILHPREVPPSANGRNGRS from the coding sequence ATGAGCGCGGACCTGGTGATGCTCGCGGCGGACGGCGCGGTGCGCACGTCCACCAGCGAGGCAGTGGTGTTCTGGATCGTGGGCGGCATCGCGCTGCTCGGAGCGGTCGGCGTGGTGGCCGCAACCAAGGCGGTGTACTCGGCGATCTTTCTGGCAGGCACGATGATCGCGCTGGCGGTGCTCTACATCGCCCAGGAGGCGCTGTTCCTCGGCGTGGTGCAGGTGGTGGTCTACACCGGCGCGGTGATGATGCTGTTCCTGTTCGTGCTGATGCTCGTCGGGGTGGATTCCTCGGAGTCGCTCGTGGAGACGATCCGGGGCCAGCGCATCGCGGCCATCGTCGTCGGCATCGGATTCGGCGTGCTGTTGATCGCGGGCATCGGCACGGTGTCGGTGGCGGGTTTCGCCGGCCTGCCGGACGCCAACAGCGGCGGCAATGTGGAGGGCCTGGCGGAGTTGATCTTCACCCGCTACCTGTGGGCGTTCGAACTGACCGGCGCGCTGTTGATCACCGCCGCGCTCGGCGCCATGGTCCTCGCCCACCGGGAGCGCTTCGAACACCGCAAGACCCAGCGGGAGCTGTCCGTCGAACGGTTCCGTAACGGCGGGCGCCCCACGCCGATGCCGAATCCCGGTGTGTATGCGCGTCACAACGCGGTTGACATGCCGGGCCGGCTGCCCGACGGCAGCGGAGCGACATCGTCGGTCAGCACGATCCTGCACCCGCGTGAGGTGCCGCCGTCGGCCAACGGAAGGAACGGCCGCTCGTGA